A single region of the Prevotella sp. HUN102 genome encodes:
- a CDS encoding DUF5053 domain-containing protein: MATMTMTKEKTGTMKAQLKDILLSISWSDLSKTYFGKSNSWLYHKLDGIDGNKKPTEFSEVEKLQLKGALVDLADRIRKAADSIQ; the protein is encoded by the coding sequence ATGGCAACAATGACAATGACAAAGGAAAAGACTGGCACAATGAAAGCACAGTTAAAGGATATTCTGCTCTCAATTTCATGGTCAGATTTATCCAAGACCTATTTTGGAAAATCAAACTCATGGCTCTATCATAAACTTGACGGTATAGACGGTAATAAGAAACCTACTGAATTTAGTGAGGTGGAGAAATTGCAATTAAAGGGTGCACTGGTAGATCTTGCCGATCGTATCCGAAAGGCTGCCGACAGTATTCAATAA
- a CDS encoding HicB family protein, whose product MEQIKVYIEWCDHNFGATFGDNVPGAVVLTAKTYDELMKEIPETLQFHVEGMVADGDDVPQWLRDGKYEFDYHLDTAALIRSCEQYASLAAISRASGVNERQLSHYANGVKKPRPQQRERIVEGLHEIGRKLIAVV is encoded by the coding sequence ATGGAGCAGATAAAAGTATATATAGAATGGTGCGACCATAATTTTGGCGCAACCTTTGGCGATAACGTACCCGGAGCAGTGGTACTTACGGCAAAGACCTACGATGAGTTGATGAAAGAAATTCCGGAAACCCTGCAGTTCCATGTAGAAGGCATGGTTGCCGACGGTGATGATGTTCCCCAATGGCTGCGTGATGGGAAATACGAGTTTGACTATCATCTTGACACGGCAGCCCTTATCCGTTCGTGCGAGCAGTATGCCAGCCTTGCCGCCATATCGCGCGCATCGGGCGTAAACGAAAGGCAGTTGAGCCACTATGCCAACGGTGTGAAGAAGCCCCGCCCACAGCAGCGTGAGCGCATTGTGGAGGGACTGCACGAGATAGGCAGGAAACTTATAGCCGTTGTATAG
- a CDS encoding glycoside hydrolase family 73 protein encodes MATEAQRAFARNIYQAALEATDIAPEFVTAQAILESGWGKSRVGRFNLFGITKGTGWTGKTVLVKTHEYFPTPNRRFTAPERIVSVSKCKTPGKWYYTVYRLFKDFDSLADCLHEHTRLLRKPGYADAWPYRRDAEEFARRICDSKGSRYATSPDYLRTLLSLIKSVRSICQ; translated from the coding sequence ATGGCAACAGAAGCACAGCGCGCCTTCGCACGCAACATCTATCAGGCAGCCCTCGAGGCTACCGACATCGCCCCCGAGTTCGTAACGGCACAGGCCATCCTCGAGAGCGGGTGGGGCAAGTCCCGGGTGGGCAGGTTCAATCTCTTCGGCATTACCAAGGGAACGGGCTGGACGGGAAAGACCGTCCTCGTGAAGACCCACGAGTATTTCCCAACACCCAATCGCAGGTTCACGGCTCCCGAGCGCATAGTCTCCGTCAGCAAGTGCAAGACTCCGGGCAAATGGTACTACACCGTCTACCGGCTCTTCAAGGACTTCGACTCCCTTGCCGACTGTCTGCACGAACACACCCGGCTGCTCCGTAAGCCCGGCTATGCCGACGCCTGGCCCTACCGTAGGGATGCCGAGGAATTTGCACGTCGTATCTGCGACAGCAAGGGAAGCAGATATGCCACCTCGCCCGACTATCTCCGCACGCTGCTCTCGCTTATCAAGTCTGTCCGTTCAATATGCCAGTAA
- a CDS encoding DUF6549 family protein — protein sequence MTPKVKLTWNAISLILMTLFAGMTILAFRAYSEVKADRDRLRENQKMLLHNGVVEITQTDTGNSRASTPALTLRPEEFLRSGDTLRKVARQAGINGSRISAAATTSTVTSAEIVTSVSHFPVLPSLPHDSVILPLSHSLTSESIDTVTCFSWQDPWLSLSGCVSDSLFRGTISSTDTLDIIVHRVPKRFLFFRFGCREVRMDIISRNPHTRLTYARYYKLVK from the coding sequence ATGACACCGAAAGTAAAACTCACTTGGAACGCCATCAGTCTTATCCTGATGACGCTCTTCGCAGGGATGACTATCCTTGCATTCAGGGCATACAGCGAAGTCAAGGCCGACCGCGACCGGCTCAGGGAGAATCAGAAGATGCTCCTCCACAACGGCGTGGTGGAGATAACTCAAACTGACACGGGCAACAGCCGTGCTTCCACTCCGGCACTTACCCTGCGTCCCGAGGAGTTTCTCCGAAGCGGCGACACACTGAGAAAGGTTGCCCGGCAGGCAGGTATCAATGGCTCACGGATATCTGCGGCAGCCACCACCTCTACGGTTACCAGTGCTGAAATCGTCACTTCCGTCTCTCATTTCCCTGTTCTTCCATCCTTGCCACACGACAGTGTCATCTTACCGCTCTCTCACTCCTTAACTTCCGAATCCATTGACACTGTTACCTGTTTCTCGTGGCAAGATCCGTGGCTGTCCCTCTCAGGCTGTGTGTCGGATTCACTCTTTCGTGGAACAATATCATCCACCGACACGCTTGACATCATCGTCCATCGTGTGCCCAAGCGATTCCTGTTCTTTCGTTTCGGATGCCGGGAAGTACGTATGGACATCATAAGCCGAAATCCTCATACCCGGCTCACATACGCCCGATATTACAAACTGGTCAAATAA
- a CDS encoding DUF4468 domain-containing protein, which translates to MKRFRLLLLMAFVAFTCSAQKPLSYSKVIQKEGMTAQQLYEASKNWFARTFVDSKAVMRDATPGKELTGKGKLVFSTNMMYSSIQGYIGYLIDIQFKDGRMKFTMSDFRHEPSHEAKYDNHMGVLVDSLPKDLKDIGVEGMNRKASYKYYFKNGIPLCEKQFKELSESLEEFIDKREESKDDW; encoded by the coding sequence ATGAAAAGATTTAGACTATTGCTGCTGATGGCATTCGTTGCTTTTACCTGCAGCGCACAGAAACCTCTAAGTTACAGTAAGGTCATTCAAAAAGAAGGAATGACAGCCCAACAATTGTATGAGGCATCTAAGAATTGGTTTGCCCGTACTTTTGTTGACTCTAAAGCCGTAATGAGAGATGCAACCCCAGGAAAAGAACTTACAGGAAAAGGTAAGTTGGTTTTTTCAACCAATATGATGTATTCAAGTATTCAAGGATATATCGGCTACCTTATCGATATACAGTTTAAGGATGGTCGCATGAAATTCACTATGAGCGATTTTCGCCATGAACCTTCCCATGAGGCAAAATATGATAACCACATGGGTGTACTTGTAGATTCGCTCCCCAAAGATCTGAAAGATATAGGTGTCGAGGGAATGAACAGAAAGGCAAGTTATAAGTATTACTTTAAGAATGGGATTCCACTCTGCGAGAAGCAATTTAAAGAACTCAGCGAAAGTCTTGAAGAATTCATTGATAAGCGAGAAGAGTCCAAAGACGATTGGTAA
- a CDS encoding HU family DNA-binding protein — MSVKYKLYQDNRKSSKTRGKFYARAVVSDVADLETISKEIEENTSAKQADVYAVLRELVNVMARHMRNGDRVVLDGFGSFKVGLKTKPAETAEKFNAAVNIVGTRVNFQPETHWKAGDPARTRAFLSGIEVRPYEPKPGEKGGTQPKPDTEENP, encoded by the coding sequence ATGTCAGTAAAGTACAAACTCTATCAGGACAACCGAAAGAGCAGCAAGACCCGGGGCAAGTTCTACGCCCGCGCCGTGGTCAGCGACGTGGCCGACCTCGAGACCATCTCCAAGGAAATCGAGGAGAACACCTCGGCCAAGCAGGCCGATGTCTACGCCGTGCTCCGGGAACTCGTAAACGTCATGGCGCGCCACATGCGCAACGGCGACCGCGTGGTGCTCGACGGCTTCGGATCGTTCAAGGTGGGCCTGAAGACCAAGCCCGCCGAGACGGCCGAGAAGTTCAACGCAGCCGTGAACATCGTCGGCACACGCGTGAACTTCCAGCCCGAGACCCACTGGAAGGCCGGCGACCCTGCCCGCACCCGCGCCTTCCTCTCCGGCATCGAGGTGCGCCCCTACGAGCCCAAGCCCGGCGAGAAGGGCGGCACGCAGCCCAAGCCCGACACGGAGGAAAACCCATAA
- a CDS encoding type II toxin-antitoxin system HicA family toxin, giving the protein MKRYKVKEVIKMLETDGWVCITTKGDHRQFKHPTKPGKVTVRGQKNEDLSQFLLNSIWKQAGWK; this is encoded by the coding sequence ATGAAAAGGTACAAAGTAAAGGAAGTCATCAAGATGCTCGAAACCGACGGTTGGGTGTGCATCACGACAAAGGGCGACCACCGACAGTTCAAGCATCCGACAAAGCCCGGCAAGGTAACGGTAAGAGGTCAAAAGAACGAGGATTTGAGTCAGTTTTTATTGAACAGCATTTGGAAACAGGCAGGGTGGAAATAA
- a CDS encoding type I restriction endonuclease, protein MDFKDSIKQLAEKVTQLKEGILTEEATKNAFIMPFINALGYDVFNPLEVIPEMDCDLVKKKGEKIDYAIMKDGAPIILIECKHWQQNLSLHDTQLKKYFVASKAKFGLLTNGIKYLFYTDLEDQNIMDEKPFLEVDITDIKDYQIEELKKFHKSYFDIDSILNSASELKYSSELKKIFAEEVVEPSPEIVKYFTKQVYDGVITAKVQEQFSALVKRAISSYINELISNRLKTALNNEEQREATPSTVQSPEEQPVSSPEDSDDGKIVTTQEELDGFMIVKAMVRKVVDVERVVYRDAQSYFAILLDDNNRKPICRLYFNSKSKKYISTFDNEKKETKHEITNLNDIFNFEKELCEVIKAYDEK, encoded by the coding sequence ATGGATTTCAAGGACTCTATTAAACAACTTGCTGAGAAAGTTACTCAACTAAAGGAGGGTATTCTTACAGAAGAAGCTACAAAAAATGCATTTATAATGCCGTTTATCAATGCTCTTGGTTATGATGTGTTCAACCCATTGGAAGTCATTCCAGAAATGGATTGCGACTTAGTTAAGAAAAAGGGTGAGAAAATCGACTATGCGATTATGAAAGACGGTGCTCCCATTATCCTCATTGAATGTAAGCACTGGCAGCAGAATTTGTCGCTCCACGATACACAGCTTAAAAAGTATTTTGTTGCTTCTAAGGCAAAATTTGGTTTGCTCACCAATGGTATAAAATATCTGTTTTACACTGATCTTGAAGATCAGAACATTATGGACGAAAAGCCTTTCCTTGAAGTAGATATAACAGATATCAAGGACTATCAAATAGAAGAACTAAAGAAGTTTCATAAATCTTATTTTGATATTGATAGCATTCTTAATTCTGCCAGCGAACTGAAGTATTCGAGTGAGTTAAAGAAGATTTTTGCAGAAGAAGTTGTAGAGCCTTCTCCTGAGATTGTGAAGTATTTTACCAAGCAAGTCTATGATGGAGTTATCACAGCAAAAGTACAAGAACAATTTTCTGCATTGGTAAAAAGAGCTATCAGCAGTTACATCAACGAATTAATCTCAAATCGCCTGAAGACAGCACTCAACAACGAGGAGCAGCGTGAGGCAACGCCTTCTACCGTTCAGTCTCCAGAAGAGCAACCTGTATCCTCTCCAGAGGATTCAGACGACGGCAAGATTGTCACCACACAGGAAGAACTCGATGGCTTTATGATTGTCAAGGCTATGGTACGTAAAGTGGTTGATGTTGAGAGAGTGGTTTACCGTGATGCTCAATCATATTTTGCCATCCTGCTCGATGATAACAACCGCAAGCCCATCTGCCGTTTGTACTTCAATAGTAAATCAAAGAAGTATATATCCACCTTTGACAATGAGAAGAAAGAAACAAAACATGAAATTACAAACCTCAACGACATCTTCAACTTTGAAAAGGAGCTGTGTGAGGTAATCAAAGCGTATGACGAGAAATAA
- a CDS encoding S49 family peptidase, with translation MNELQNLLASGKPLFITIDGFRQAMLAAFPLNGKESGKPDVKAACGVSQSEMEAYLKDHTLYQLETRIALEELQKVLVQSGKTPTVTLTDEFDDEHLPDNSIAYHRVWGTVMADSYRWFSSKQLAADLQTAEANPQISCHFLHINSPGGEAWYLDRLSETLRSCQKPILTFYEKMCCSAGYYIGCHGNRIYALTDNDYVGCIGTMCSFYDFEPYFAKLGIKHVEAKATGSDLKNKTFDDLRHGKDKKFVQDILDPLNAQFLTEVRGQRAQLSELPDDAPVLRGETFYTPQAIETGLIDGSRTMAEAVAEAITMGNEYSNANKLKTAIYNI, from the coding sequence ATGAACGAATTACAGAATCTTCTTGCTTCAGGAAAACCACTATTCATTACCATTGACGGCTTCCGGCAAGCTATGCTTGCAGCCTTTCCTCTCAATGGGAAAGAGAGCGGCAAGCCTGATGTGAAGGCAGCCTGTGGTGTTTCGCAATCTGAAATGGAAGCCTACCTGAAAGACCACACCCTGTATCAGTTGGAGACACGTATTGCCCTTGAGGAGCTTCAGAAGGTGCTCGTACAGAGTGGAAAGACACCTACTGTAACCCTTACCGACGAGTTCGACGATGAGCATCTGCCCGACAACTCCATTGCATACCACCGTGTATGGGGCACGGTCATGGCCGACAGCTACCGGTGGTTCTCCTCCAAGCAACTTGCAGCTGACCTGCAGACCGCCGAAGCCAATCCACAGATTTCCTGCCATTTTCTACACATCAACTCCCCGGGAGGCGAGGCGTGGTATCTCGACCGTCTGAGCGAGACACTACGCAGTTGTCAGAAACCTATTCTTACTTTCTATGAGAAAATGTGTTGCTCGGCCGGCTACTACATCGGCTGCCACGGCAATCGCATCTATGCGCTCACCGACAACGACTATGTGGGCTGCATCGGCACGATGTGCAGTTTCTACGACTTCGAGCCTTACTTCGCCAAACTCGGCATCAAGCATGTGGAAGCCAAGGCTACCGGTTCAGATTTAAAGAATAAGACATTCGATGACCTCAGGCACGGAAAGGACAAGAAATTCGTTCAAGACATCCTTGACCCTCTCAATGCCCAATTCCTTACAGAAGTGAGAGGGCAGAGGGCACAATTGTCCGAGCTTCCCGATGATGCTCCCGTACTTCGCGGAGAGACATTCTATACCCCACAAGCGATAGAGACAGGACTTATCGATGGCAGCAGAACAATGGCTGAAGCAGTAGCCGAAGCTATTACAATGGGAAATGAATACAGTAACGCAAACAAATTGAAAACTGCCATATATAATATTTAA
- a CDS encoding amidoligase family protein encodes MNEQIQNILNENGTKTSKIQKLLALGLTRRQVADLAAGGNYGFVQNVYKRMMQGLTTTAAQAAATVIPQLDYTFNRNFGVEIEAYNCTRIHLASELSAAGINVQVEGYNHTDHTDHWKIVTDGSLSGNNTFELVSPILHGEQGLEELEKVCWVLDLCNVKVNDSCGLHVHMDAAEFDLQTWKNLILAYKRLEGVIDHFMPRSRRNNTYCKGLTSITEAAINRAANIGNLRAAFHNNRYHKVNLEAYARHRTVEFRQHGGTTNFTKMSAWIHFLAKMITFAKQGTVQAGTTLRSIPFLTESEKLYFKLRTKKLAV; translated from the coding sequence ATGAACGAGCAAATTCAGAACATTCTCAACGAGAACGGAACAAAAACTTCCAAGATTCAGAAACTACTTGCCCTCGGACTTACACGCCGACAGGTTGCCGACCTTGCTGCAGGTGGAAACTACGGCTTTGTACAGAACGTTTACAAGCGTATGATGCAGGGATTGACCACCACGGCAGCACAGGCAGCAGCCACGGTCATTCCCCAACTTGATTACACCTTCAACCGTAACTTCGGTGTTGAGATAGAGGCTTACAACTGCACACGCATCCATCTTGCAAGTGAACTCAGCGCAGCGGGAATCAACGTGCAGGTGGAAGGCTACAACCACACTGACCACACCGACCATTGGAAAATCGTCACGGACGGCAGCCTCAGTGGAAACAACACCTTCGAACTGGTCAGCCCCATTCTTCACGGGGAGCAGGGACTTGAGGAACTTGAAAAGGTGTGCTGGGTGCTCGACCTATGCAATGTGAAGGTAAACGACTCTTGCGGACTCCACGTTCATATGGACGCTGCCGAGTTCGACCTGCAGACTTGGAAAAATCTTATCCTTGCCTACAAACGCCTTGAGGGAGTCATTGACCATTTTATGCCACGCAGCCGTCGCAACAACACCTACTGCAAAGGACTTACCTCCATCACTGAAGCAGCCATTAACAGGGCAGCCAACATCGGAAACTTACGGGCTGCCTTCCACAACAATCGCTACCACAAGGTAAACCTCGAAGCCTACGCACGCCATCGCACAGTGGAGTTCCGACAGCACGGAGGTACGACAAACTTCACGAAGATGTCAGCATGGATTCATTTTCTCGCAAAAATGATTACCTTTGCAAAACAGGGAACGGTACAGGCAGGCACGACCCTCCGAAGCATTCCTTTCCTGACAGAAAGCGAAAAACTCTACTTCAAATTGAGAACAAAAAAATTAGCAGTATGA
- a CDS encoding DNA cytosine methyltransferase, which produces MNRIIRHASLFSGIGAPELAAFWLGWQNVFHCEISDFCNTVLNYWYSNSIGYENIKTTDFSKWQGRIDILTGGFPCQPFSSAGQRLGADDDRYLWPEMLRAIRQIQPSFVIGENVAGILSMVQPCEAVKVGSTTSLFDENDHIYRKRQQFVVETVCADLEREGYAVQPFVIPACAVGAPHKRDRIWFIARRNVPASSPDSLHEGVLRGSLIDESQSHAQRIQERNQIQQSFESGCVFGYASDSCNSRTENLRERQAEILSTGAVADATGRGDTARQESTGAPCEGRADNGKPEERRATSERTDGLHELSRDAANSKCSRGYELGNQLQPEQSDGDRTHGYGTKRNAADSMRSGFQEAWEKFQAERIAGNVQQDRLAADSNGKRQQKVYDDDGQSESTQEAKSRNEQPGRTDCPQDWWRNFPTVSPVCRGNDGLPFDVSRLAIPFIQWRTEAIKALGNSMVPQVVLELFRAIENEILGK; this is translated from the coding sequence ATGAACAGAATTATCAGACACGCCTCGCTTTTCAGCGGTATTGGCGCACCCGAACTCGCAGCCTTTTGGTTGGGATGGCAAAACGTCTTTCACTGCGAAATCAGCGATTTCTGCAACACAGTCCTCAATTATTGGTATTCTAATTCTATCGGTTATGAAAACATCAAAACAACAGATTTCTCAAAGTGGCAAGGAAGAATTGACATTCTCACAGGAGGCTTTCCCTGTCAACCCTTCAGCTCAGCAGGGCAGCGACTCGGAGCGGATGATGACCGTTATCTCTGGCCGGAGATGCTACGGGCAATCAGGCAGATACAGCCCTCTTTCGTCATTGGTGAGAACGTTGCTGGAATCCTCTCAATGGTACAGCCCTGCGAGGCTGTTAAGGTGGGAAGCACAACCTCTCTCTTCGACGAGAACGACCACATATATAGAAAAAGGCAGCAGTTCGTCGTCGAAACCGTCTGTGCAGACCTTGAGCGTGAAGGATACGCCGTCCAACCGTTCGTTATTCCGGCTTGTGCCGTCGGCGCACCACACAAGAGAGACAGGATTTGGTTCATCGCCCGAAGGAATGTTCCCGCATCTTCTCCTGACTCCCTGCACGAGGGAGTCCTGCGAGGATCCCTCATCGATGAGAGCCAGAGCCATGCGCAACGGATACAGGAACGGAACCAAATACAACAGTCTTTTGAGTCAGGTTGTGTATTCGGATATGCTTCCGACTCCTGTAACTCAAGGACTGAAAATCTGCGAGAACGGCAAGCAGAAATTCTGTCCACAGGAGCTGTTGCCGACGCCACTGGCCGTGGAGATACAGCACGGCAAGAGAGTACGGGAGCTCCGTGCGAAGGGAGGGCAGACAATGGGAAGCCGGAAGAACGGCGAGCAACGTCCGAACGGACTGATGGACTACATGAACTTTCACGGGATGCTGCCAACTCCAAATGCAGCCGAGGCTACGAACTGGGCAACCAGTTACAACCCGAACAGTCAGATGGGGACAGGACTCACGGCTATGGCACTAAACGAAATGCTGCCGACTCCATGCGCTCAGGATTTCAAGAAGCGTGGGAAAAATTCCAAGCAGAAAGGATTGCCGGAAATGTTCAGCAAGACAGACTGGCTGCTGACTCCAATGGCAAGCGACAGCAGAAGGTCTATGATGACGATGGACAATCTGAAAGCACACAGGAAGCCAAAAGCCGAAATGAGCAACCTGGCCGAACAGATTGCCCACAAGATTGGTGGAGGAACTTCCCAACTGTCTCCCCTGTTTGTAGGGGAAATGATGGGCTTCCCTTTGATGTATCTCGTCTTGCCATTCCTTTTATCCAATGGCGAACGGAAGCCATAAAGGCACTCGGCAACTCTATGGTTCCACAGGTCGTGCTCGAACTGTTCAGGGCGATAGAGAATGAAATACTCGGGAAATGA